The Brassica napus cultivar Da-Ae chromosome C7, Da-Ae, whole genome shotgun sequence genome has a segment encoding these proteins:
- the BNAC07G43060D gene encoding uncharacterized protein BNAC07G43060D isoform X1, with the protein MARRSGDCMRCLVIFAVVSALLVCGPALYWKFNKGFVGSSTRRNSMCPPCVCDCPPPVSLLGIAPGLANLSGTDCGGDDLELKQEMEKQFVDLLTEELKLREAVADEHSRHMNVTLGEAKRAASQYQKEAEKCNAATEICESARERAEALLIKEWKITSLWEKRARQSGWEGE; encoded by the exons ATGGCGCGTCGGTCCGGAGATTGCATGAGATGTCTTGTGATCTTCGCGGTGGTATCTGCTCTACTAGTGTGTGGACCTGCGCTTTATTGGAAATTCAACAAAGGTTTCGTTGGATCATCCACTCGTAGAAACTCTATGTGTCCTCCTTGCGTCTGTGATTGCCCACCTCCTGTCTCTCTCCTCGGGATTGCTCCTG GCCTTGCAAATCTCTCAGGTACAG ATTGTGGAGGTGATGATTTAGAGCTCAAACAGGAAATGGAGAAGCAGTTTGTGGACCTTCTGACCGAGGAGCTTAAGCTTCGAGAAGCAGTTGCAGATGAGCATAGCCGTCATATGAATGTTACCCTTGGAGAAGCTAAAAGAGCTGCGTCTCAGTATCAAAAGGAAGCTGAGAAATGCAATGCGGCTACTGAGATCTGTGAGTCAGCTAGGGAGAGAGCTGAAGCTTTGTTGATCAAGGAGTGGAAGATCACTTCTTTGTGGGAGAAGAGAGCTCGTCAATCAGGCTGGGAAGGTGAATAA
- the LOC106407248 gene encoding alpha/beta hydrolase domain-containing protein 17B, translated as MGNVTSNVAAKFAFFPPEPPTYRVTDDEETGKLVLSGVSQDKNMEVHQLTTKSGNKVVATFWRHPFARFTLLYSHGNAADLGQMVELFIELRAHLRVNIMSYDYSGYGASTGKPSEFNTYYDIEAVYNCLRSDYGIKQEEIILYGQSVGSGPTLHMASRLKRLRGVVLHSAILSGIRVLYPVKMTLWFDIFKNIDKIRHVNSQVLVIHGTKDEIVDFSHGKRLWELAKEKYDPLWVKGGGHCNLETYPEYIKHLRKYINAMEKLSLTNPPPKELTNEPSITETKHNRCLRFRKR; from the exons ATGGGTAATGTGACATCAAACGTGGCGGCAAAGTTTGCCTTCTTCCCTCCAGAGCCTCCAACGTACCGTGTAACGGACGACGAAGAGACAGGGAAGCTGGTCTTGTCCGGAGTCTCGCAAGACAAGAACATGGAAGTCCATCAGCTCACCACAAAGTCTGGTAACAAAGTCGTTGCCACGTTCTGGAGACACCCTTTTGCGAGATTCACGCTTCTCTATTCTCATGGCAACGCAGCTGATCTTGGTCAAATGGTTGAGCTCTTCATTGAGCTCCGTGCTCATCTCCGCGTCAACATCATGAG TTATGATTATTCAGGATATGGAGCTTCAACAGGAAAG CCGTCTGAATTCAACACATACTATGACATAGAGGCAGTGTACAACTGCTTGAGAAGCGATTATGGGATCAAGCAAGAGGAGATTATTCTGTACGGACAGTCTGTAGGAAGCGGGCCAACGTTGCACATGGCTTCAAGGTTGAAGAGGCTGAGAGGAGTTGTTCTCCACAGCGCCATTCTCTCTGGCATTAGAGTCTTGTATCCTGTCAAAATGACTCTCTGGTTCGATATCTTCAAG AACATAGACAAGATTCGCCATGTCAACTCCCAAGTTCTTGTCATACAT GGCACAAAGGATGAGATTGTGGATTTTTCGCACGGGAAGCGATTGTGGGAGCTGGCTAAGGAGAAGTATGATCCGTTGTGGGTGAAAGGAGGAGGTCATTGCAACCTGGAGACTTACCCCGAGTACATCAAGCACCTGCGCAAGTACATAAACGCAATGGAGAAGCTCTCTCTAACCAATCCACCGCCTAAAGAGCTAACTAATGAGCCTAGTATCACCGAGACTAAGCACAACCGGTGCTTGAGATTTAGGAAAAGGTAG
- the BNAC07G43060D gene encoding uncharacterized protein BNAC07G43060D isoform X2, translating into MARRSGDCMRCLVIFAVVSALLVCGPALYWKFNKGFVGSSTRRNSMCPPCVCDCPPPVSLLGIAPGLANLSDCGGDDLELKQEMEKQFVDLLTEELKLREAVADEHSRHMNVTLGEAKRAASQYQKEAEKCNAATEICESARERAEALLIKEWKITSLWEKRARQSGWEGE; encoded by the exons ATGGCGCGTCGGTCCGGAGATTGCATGAGATGTCTTGTGATCTTCGCGGTGGTATCTGCTCTACTAGTGTGTGGACCTGCGCTTTATTGGAAATTCAACAAAGGTTTCGTTGGATCATCCACTCGTAGAAACTCTATGTGTCCTCCTTGCGTCTGTGATTGCCCACCTCCTGTCTCTCTCCTCGGGATTGCTCCTG GCCTTGCAAATCTCTCAG ATTGTGGAGGTGATGATTTAGAGCTCAAACAGGAAATGGAGAAGCAGTTTGTGGACCTTCTGACCGAGGAGCTTAAGCTTCGAGAAGCAGTTGCAGATGAGCATAGCCGTCATATGAATGTTACCCTTGGAGAAGCTAAAAGAGCTGCGTCTCAGTATCAAAAGGAAGCTGAGAAATGCAATGCGGCTACTGAGATCTGTGAGTCAGCTAGGGAGAGAGCTGAAGCTTTGTTGATCAAGGAGTGGAAGATCACTTCTTTGTGGGAGAAGAGAGCTCGTCAATCAGGCTGGGAAGGTGAATAA